The Clostridium sporogenes genome contains a region encoding:
- the saoT gene encoding thioredoxin-like (seleno)protein SaoT → MKKILVEFVNTCPCCDEYSEFVKEVCSKYSDEVECKIYYAGKDIDYIKKYGMILKGTLIVNEKKKIDKLSKEIIEGEIEKAIGDNK, encoded by the coding sequence ATGAAAAAAATTTTAGTAGAATTCGTAAACACTTGTCCATGTTGTGATGAATATTCAGAATTTGTAAAGGAAGTGTGCTCAAAGTACTCTGACGAAGTAGAGTGTAAAATTTATTATGCAGGAAAGGATATAGATTATATTAAAAAGTATGGAATGATATTAAAAGGAACTTTAATAGTTAATGAAAAGAAAAAAATAGACAAATTATCTAAAGAAATAATAGAAGGTGAAATAGAAAAAGCTATTGGT